Proteins from a single region of Sneathiella aquimaris:
- the rsmA gene encoding 16S rRNA (adenine(1518)-N(6)/adenine(1519)-N(6))-dimethyltransferase RsmA, with product MTDGSSLPPLREVINRHGLRAEKSLGQNFLLDLNLTGRIARCPGRLEGETVLEIGPGPGGLTRAILAQGAKQVFAIEKDTRCLAALAEVSEAFDNRLTVIEGDALKISEDELLPERAHIIANLPYNVATPLLIKWLKNRHQFKSMTLMFQKEVGDRITASPGSKAYGRLSIISQWLCTVSKQFDISPKAFTPPPKVVSTVVKLVPKSEPDFPADLKTLEKVVAAAFGQRRKMLRASLKSLGGSAEEALEAAGIKPTLRAEELSVEDFCRLSEIYRARQ from the coding sequence ATGACTGACGGCTCGTCGCTGCCACCGTTACGGGAGGTTATTAACCGCCACGGGCTTCGCGCAGAAAAGTCTCTGGGGCAAAATTTCCTGCTGGATCTTAACCTCACCGGCAGGATAGCGCGCTGTCCGGGGAGGCTTGAAGGCGAAACTGTTCTTGAAATCGGGCCCGGTCCCGGAGGCCTCACCCGCGCCATTTTGGCGCAAGGTGCAAAACAGGTTTTCGCCATTGAAAAAGACACGCGGTGCCTCGCTGCACTTGCTGAAGTTTCCGAAGCCTTTGACAATCGCCTGACCGTGATTGAAGGCGACGCCCTTAAAATATCAGAAGATGAATTACTGCCGGAACGGGCCCATATTATTGCAAATCTTCCTTATAATGTGGCCACCCCCTTGTTGATCAAATGGCTGAAAAACCGGCACCAGTTCAAGTCGATGACCCTGATGTTTCAAAAAGAGGTAGGAGACCGGATTACTGCGTCGCCGGGCAGTAAAGCGTATGGCCGTTTATCAATCATCAGTCAGTGGCTTTGCACTGTTTCCAAACAGTTCGATATCTCGCCAAAGGCGTTTACCCCACCGCCCAAAGTTGTCAGTACGGTTGTAAAGCTGGTCCCCAAAAGTGAGCCGGATTTCCCTGCAGATCTCAAAACTCTGGAAAAAGTTGTTGCCGCTGCCTTTGGGCAACGGCGAAAAATGCTGCGGGCCAGCCTGAAGAGCCTTGGCGGCTCGGCAGAGGAGGCTTTGGAAGCTGCCGGGATCAAGCCGACATTGAGAGCCGAAGAGCTTTCCGTCGAAGATTTCTGCAGGCTATCAGAAATATACCGGGCGCGTCAGTAA
- a CDS encoding peptidylprolyl isomerase, translating to MITLRTLIGSLIVAAFLSLNAMAVKAQEVQKIVAVVNDEVISGYDLVQRISLTILMSGIRDSRKARQELVNPTLRRLIDERLKLQEAARYNLTVTDLEMNQAVDRLEKQNNIPSGQLDTILANRNISIDTLLEQIRGQLAWDKVIRRRISPRVRVTDEEIEAAQKKMRENKGKNEYLISEIYVPVERQTDEPKIRELLGQLREQMKSGTPFPRIASQFSQGPTAAKGGDIGWTMAEDLPPEVAAEVGSIKKGRVSSAIRTSDGYYMIAVRDIRQILGDTTSNATLELSQLVIPLTPAKKTGQENSQVKLINSLSKFIDSCNYVPAMLSEIATTESGKMGRVQLKNLPEKFRNLVKDLEPGQASAPFLDKDKYRIFIVCDRRDQNSQGDSEDAIRQMIGVKRIEARARRYLKDLQQEATIETR from the coding sequence ATGATCACGCTTCGCACATTAATAGGCTCCCTTATTGTCGCCGCCTTTCTTTCCCTGAATGCTATGGCAGTCAAGGCGCAAGAGGTGCAGAAAATTGTCGCTGTTGTGAACGATGAAGTAATTTCCGGTTATGATCTGGTTCAACGGATTTCACTGACAATTTTGATGTCTGGCATTCGGGATAGCCGAAAAGCCCGTCAGGAGTTGGTCAATCCAACCTTGCGGCGCTTGATTGACGAACGCCTGAAGTTACAGGAGGCCGCGCGCTACAACCTCACTGTGACAGATCTGGAAATGAACCAGGCCGTTGATCGCCTGGAAAAACAAAATAACATTCCTTCAGGACAACTGGATACGATCCTCGCAAATCGTAATATTTCCATCGATACCCTGCTGGAGCAAATTCGCGGACAGTTGGCTTGGGATAAAGTTATCCGGCGTCGGATCAGCCCACGGGTTCGTGTCACAGATGAGGAAATCGAAGCTGCCCAAAAGAAAATGCGCGAAAACAAAGGCAAAAACGAGTACCTGATCAGTGAAATTTATGTCCCTGTGGAACGACAAACGGACGAGCCTAAGATCCGGGAATTGCTCGGTCAGTTGCGGGAACAGATGAAAAGTGGCACACCCTTCCCGCGGATAGCCTCGCAATTCAGTCAAGGACCAACAGCTGCAAAAGGCGGTGACATTGGCTGGACGATGGCTGAAGACCTGCCGCCAGAAGTTGCGGCAGAAGTCGGCAGCATCAAAAAGGGGCGTGTCTCCTCTGCCATTCGGACATCGGATGGCTATTACATGATTGCTGTTCGTGACATCCGTCAAATTTTGGGCGACACAACCAGCAACGCGACGCTGGAACTAAGCCAGCTCGTCATCCCGCTGACACCCGCGAAAAAGACCGGGCAGGAAAACAGTCAGGTAAAGCTGATCAATTCGCTAAGCAAGTTCATTGATAGCTGCAATTATGTACCGGCGATGCTCAGCGAAATTGCGACGACTGAAAGTGGCAAAATGGGTCGCGTTCAATTGAAAAACCTACCTGAAAAATTCCGAAACCTTGTAAAGGATTTGGAACCGGGTCAGGCAAGTGCGCCGTTTTTGGACAAAGATAAGTATCGTATTTTCATAGTATGTGATCGCCGTGACCAGAATAGTCAGGGAGACAGCGAAGATGCCATCCGTCAGATGATCGGTGTTAAACGGATCGAGGCACGTGCCCGTCGGTATCTGAAAGACCTGCAACAGGAAGCCACCATCGAGACACGTTAA
- the pdxA gene encoding 4-hydroxythreonine-4-phosphate dehydrogenase PdxA: MSEKILALTMGDPAGIGIEISAKAWSKRRETSLPVFCLIGDRRIIEKSLQDVIPFKVIGDLSNAPSVFENALPVYDTGPASTEAEATLQAIQTAVRFCLSGEVDAVVTNPIQKKRLYDAGFQHPGHTEYLAELTHSSGKAVMMLACDSLKVVPATIHIPITDVPSALTPDLLEHVIRTTEADLKTRFGLKKPNVVVAGLNPHAGEGGSIGNEEQTVIIPVIHKLRNEGLNITGPSSADTLFHAAARAGYDAAICMYHDQALIPIKTIDFDNGVNVTLGLPIIRTSPDHGTAEDIAGKGIANPASLIAALKLAGEMASHTRNSG, encoded by the coding sequence ATGTCGGAAAAGATATTGGCTTTGACCATGGGCGACCCTGCAGGGATCGGTATCGAAATTTCCGCAAAAGCCTGGTCTAAAAGACGGGAGACCTCTCTTCCGGTATTTTGCCTGATCGGTGATCGCCGGATTATTGAAAAAAGTCTACAGGATGTCATTCCCTTCAAGGTTATCGGCGATCTAAGCAATGCCCCTTCTGTCTTTGAAAACGCGCTGCCCGTTTATGATACCGGCCCTGCGTCAACCGAGGCTGAGGCAACATTACAGGCCATCCAAACCGCTGTCCGGTTTTGCCTGTCGGGCGAGGTAGACGCCGTTGTCACAAATCCGATCCAAAAAAAGCGACTATATGATGCAGGTTTTCAGCATCCGGGCCATACGGAATATCTTGCGGAACTGACCCACAGCTCGGGAAAGGCCGTCATGATGCTCGCGTGTGACAGCTTGAAAGTTGTCCCCGCGACCATTCATATTCCGATTACCGATGTACCCTCGGCCCTGACACCTGACCTTCTTGAGCATGTTATCAGAACCACAGAAGCAGATCTGAAAACCCGTTTTGGATTAAAAAAACCCAACGTCGTCGTTGCGGGTTTAAACCCGCATGCAGGCGAAGGGGGCAGCATTGGCAATGAAGAACAGACAGTCATCATTCCGGTTATTCATAAACTGCGAAATGAAGGCCTCAATATTACGGGTCCTAGCTCGGCGGATACGTTGTTTCATGCGGCGGCACGGGCCGGCTATGATGCCGCAATTTGCATGTATCATGACCAGGCGCTTATCCCCATCAAAACCATCGACTTTGACAACGGGGTCAATGTAACGCTGGGTCTTCCAATCATTAGAACCTCGCCGGATCACGGGACCGCAGAAGATATCGCAGGCAAAGGCATTGCAAACCCAGCCAGCCTTATTGCAGCCCTTAAATTGGCCGGTGAAATGGCGTCTCACACAAGGAATTCAGGATGA
- a CDS encoding YicC/YloC family endoribonuclease: protein MSLKSMTGFARSSGSMADFSWLWELKSVNGRGLEIRCRVPNGFDAIETTARKQLKATFHRGNINLHLQLNQNSGQSVNQVNMQFLEELLELASDLVEKGKAEKPRADGLLALKGVIESSDQTEDEDQHAQLEQALLASLNEAIEKLDASRAEEGAQLLKILLGQVDEISDLVQKAETSAARRPERVQERLRKQIEMILSDGVAMDEGRLEQELAVLATKADVAEELDRLRGHIETVEGLLANKQDGPIGRRLDFICQEFNREANTLCSKAGDKELTKVGLDLKVVVDRLREQTQNIE from the coding sequence GTGAGTTTAAAGAGCATGACCGGCTTTGCCCGTTCCAGTGGCAGCATGGCCGACTTCTCCTGGTTGTGGGAACTAAAAAGTGTGAACGGCCGGGGACTGGAAATACGTTGTCGGGTGCCCAATGGCTTCGATGCCATTGAAACCACTGCCCGCAAGCAGCTGAAAGCGACCTTTCACCGCGGTAATATCAATCTGCATTTGCAGCTTAACCAGAATTCAGGACAATCTGTTAATCAGGTGAATATGCAATTCCTTGAGGAGTTGCTGGAACTAGCCTCTGATCTGGTTGAAAAGGGGAAGGCTGAAAAGCCGAGAGCTGATGGCTTGCTGGCGCTGAAGGGCGTGATTGAAAGCAGTGACCAAACAGAAGATGAAGACCAGCATGCTCAGCTAGAGCAGGCATTGCTTGCCTCTTTGAATGAGGCAATAGAGAAACTGGATGCCTCCCGGGCAGAGGAAGGAGCACAGCTTCTTAAAATTCTGCTGGGACAAGTTGATGAAATTTCCGATTTGGTTCAAAAAGCTGAAACATCGGCGGCACGGCGACCTGAACGGGTTCAGGAGCGGCTGCGCAAGCAGATAGAGATGATCCTGAGCGATGGTGTCGCAATGGATGAAGGGCGGCTTGAGCAGGAGCTTGCCGTTCTGGCGACCAAAGCTGACGTCGCGGAAGAACTTGACCGTTTGCGGGGGCATATTGAAACGGTTGAAGGGCTGCTAGCGAACAAACAGGATGGGCCCATCGGGCGGCGTCTGGACTTTATTTGCCAGGAATTTAATCGGGAAGCCAATACACTTTGCTCAAAGGCCGGGGACAAAGAATTGACCAAAGTGGGGCTTGATCTGAAAGTGGTCGTTGATCGCCTTCGTGAACAAACGCAAAATATCGAATAG
- the mltG gene encoding endolytic transglycosylase MltG has translation MKRFFFFILALFILFNLVLGGLAAYGWDLFTKPGPLATETELVLKKGAGLRAIAAQLEASGVIHDDIAFMFGVRLNEQGKKLKAGEYLFPAAISGEDVMNLLVAGKTIAHFITIPEGLQSREVAALIRNAPVLEGPLTVSIPEGSILPETYHFTRGDTRNDLVKRMQRALQKTLDDLWASAPKNPLIKSRQDLLILASIVEKETGVASERGRVAGVFLNRLARKMRLQSDPTVVYGITNGQKDLGRGISKKDLATVNDYNTYIIPSLPKGPICNPGLDSLKAVLNPVASKDLYFVADGTGGHVFAKTLAEHNRNVRNWRKIERSRKK, from the coding sequence ATGAAGCGGTTCTTCTTCTTCATATTGGCCCTTTTTATTCTCTTCAATTTAGTACTTGGTGGTTTGGCCGCCTATGGCTGGGATCTGTTTACAAAGCCGGGACCCCTTGCGACCGAAACTGAGCTGGTGCTTAAAAAAGGGGCCGGGCTGCGCGCCATTGCGGCCCAGTTGGAAGCTTCTGGCGTCATTCACGATGACATCGCTTTCATGTTTGGTGTTCGTCTTAACGAACAGGGGAAAAAACTCAAAGCAGGCGAATATCTTTTTCCCGCAGCCATTAGCGGTGAAGACGTAATGAACCTACTTGTCGCCGGTAAAACAATCGCACATTTCATTACCATTCCTGAAGGGCTGCAAAGCCGTGAAGTTGCGGCTCTTATCCGGAATGCGCCTGTTCTGGAAGGCCCCTTGACCGTCTCAATTCCCGAGGGTTCAATCCTCCCCGAAACGTATCATTTTACCAGAGGGGACACTCGAAACGATCTGGTGAAGCGGATGCAGCGGGCCCTTCAAAAGACGCTGGACGATTTGTGGGCATCTGCGCCAAAAAACCCTTTGATAAAGTCCAGGCAGGATTTGTTAATTCTGGCGTCAATTGTCGAAAAAGAGACAGGCGTTGCATCGGAGCGGGGTCGGGTTGCGGGGGTATTTCTCAATCGGTTAGCCCGTAAAATGCGGCTACAGTCAGATCCAACGGTCGTCTATGGGATAACCAATGGTCAGAAGGATCTGGGGCGCGGTATTTCTAAAAAGGATCTGGCGACCGTGAACGACTATAACACCTATATCATACCATCGCTGCCTAAAGGTCCGATCTGTAACCCCGGCCTTGATAGCTTAAAGGCGGTGCTCAATCCTGTAGCGTCCAAGGACCTTTATTTTGTCGCCGATGGAACCGGCGGGCATGTTTTTGCAAAAACCCTTGCTGAACATAATCGCAACGTCCGAAATTGGCGCAAAATCGAAAGAAGCCGAAAAAAATAA
- the gmk gene encoding guanylate kinase codes for MLVLSSPSGAGKTTISRSLLEEDDDLSMSVSATTRAPRPGEVEGKDYYFMQPVDFNLLINRDELLEHAKVFDHYYGTPKKAVEEALKAGKDILFDIDWQGTQQLAQKAGDDLVSIFILPPSTQALEQRLKTRAQDSDEVVAKRMSKASEEISHWAEYDYVVVNDDIERCRSEVKAILKAERVRRNRRTGLLTFVEQLREGY; via the coding sequence ATGCTGGTGTTATCCTCACCGTCTGGCGCCGGAAAGACCACTATTTCCAGATCTCTTTTGGAAGAAGATGACGACCTGTCCATGTCGGTTTCTGCCACGACCCGCGCCCCGCGCCCGGGAGAGGTGGAAGGCAAAGACTATTACTTCATGCAACCTGTGGATTTCAATTTATTGATTAACCGGGATGAGCTTTTGGAACATGCCAAAGTTTTTGATCATTACTATGGCACCCCGAAGAAGGCCGTTGAAGAGGCCTTGAAGGCCGGCAAGGACATTCTGTTTGATATTGACTGGCAGGGCACACAACAACTGGCCCAGAAGGCTGGAGACGATTTGGTCAGTATCTTTATTCTACCGCCATCAACGCAGGCATTGGAGCAACGCCTGAAAACGCGGGCACAGGATAGTGACGAGGTCGTTGCCAAAAGAATGTCAAAGGCATCAGAAGAGATCAGCCACTGGGCGGAGTATGATTACGTCGTGGTCAATGATGATATTGAGCGTTGCCGCTCCGAAGTCAAAGCAATCCTAAAGGCAGAACGGGTCCGTAGAAATCGCAGAACCGGCCTTTTGACATTTGTGGAACAATTACGCGAAGGTTACTGA
- a CDS encoding LPS-assembly protein LptD translates to MKGLLGILLTTTMLTIAHLPGAFAADQPSVPGLDKESLFSADKIEYDKQNEIVTAIGSVEIVQGERVLKADKVIYNVRQDTIEAVGNIALLEPSGEVVFADKVELQNELKTGAIRDIRVLFTDNSRLAAQSAVRVDENTVIMNNAVYSTCRICETDRNAAPLWQAKSSEVEHDKLSKTITYRHAVMEFYGVPVLYTPYFSHPDPTVDRLSGLLAPSFKNSSDLGYGISVPYYYVISEDKDLTVTPTATTKAGLQVATEYRQAFRKGNIELDGSLTYVEERDNNDDKTGDKEFLGHFRGNGQFQVNSTWSWGFDTFVTNDDTYLEKYDISDADTLTSTAYIQGLRGRNYTSISAWGFQGLNADDNSGDIPIVPAWLEYSYVGEPDRYGARFDANVDALTLFRTSGQDTSRVSASGGWHLPYTTPSGQVITLDANIRGDLYYTQDQLENPFDTTSETTNDFTGRIIPSLSVKWNYPFVRHAGNTRQMIEPVVEAVWSEALGSKNTPNEDSLSFEFDDTNLFGSNRYAGLDRVEEGPRLNYGINLGFYGSGGGYTTLLLGQSLHLDNETSFDEGTGLEDELSDYVARLEVQPTDFVKYTQRVRIDQDDLNLDRNEIEFRLGTDDTWFEVGYLRLRDDLSAVEVEKRNEVYTASRIKLSEFWSTYGQYRRNLESDGGSIDAQLGLEYLDECFGFAIELKRKFTRDRNVKPSTEVGFRIRLLPFN, encoded by the coding sequence ATGAAGGGATTATTGGGTATCCTCCTGACAACAACCATGCTGACGATCGCACATCTGCCGGGCGCTTTTGCAGCAGATCAGCCGTCCGTTCCCGGACTTGATAAAGAGTCGTTGTTTTCTGCTGACAAAATTGAATATGACAAGCAGAACGAAATTGTCACAGCCATTGGCTCCGTGGAGATTGTCCAGGGAGAGCGGGTCCTCAAAGCAGACAAAGTCATTTACAACGTCCGTCAGGATACAATCGAGGCCGTCGGCAACATTGCCTTACTGGAACCAAGCGGTGAAGTTGTCTTTGCGGACAAAGTGGAATTACAGAACGAACTGAAAACCGGGGCAATCCGGGATATTCGGGTGTTGTTTACAGATAATTCCAGACTGGCGGCCCAGAGCGCCGTTCGAGTAGACGAAAACACGGTTATCATGAACAACGCGGTCTACAGTACCTGCCGGATTTGTGAGACCGACCGCAACGCTGCCCCTCTTTGGCAGGCGAAATCATCAGAAGTCGAACATGACAAGCTCTCCAAAACCATTACATACCGGCATGCCGTTATGGAATTTTATGGCGTTCCTGTTCTTTATACCCCCTATTTCAGTCATCCGGACCCAACCGTTGATCGACTAAGTGGCCTGTTGGCGCCTTCGTTTAAAAACTCATCTGATCTGGGTTACGGGATATCCGTTCCTTATTATTATGTGATTTCCGAAGACAAGGATCTGACTGTCACACCAACAGCGACAACCAAAGCCGGCCTTCAGGTTGCAACGGAATACCGGCAGGCTTTCAGAAAAGGCAATATTGAGTTGGACGGCTCCTTAACCTATGTGGAGGAGCGCGATAATAATGATGACAAAACCGGTGATAAAGAATTTCTGGGTCATTTTCGCGGCAACGGCCAATTCCAAGTTAATTCAACATGGAGCTGGGGCTTCGACACATTCGTGACCAACGACGATACCTATCTTGAAAAGTATGACATCAGTGATGCGGATACGCTCACGTCAACAGCTTATATACAAGGCTTGCGAGGCCGAAATTATACGTCAATAAGTGCCTGGGGCTTCCAGGGTCTGAACGCAGACGATAATTCGGGTGACATTCCAATCGTGCCGGCCTGGCTTGAATATTCCTATGTGGGCGAACCAGATAGATACGGTGCGCGATTTGATGCGAATGTCGATGCGTTGACGCTGTTCCGTACGTCGGGACAGGATACATCGAGAGTATCAGCGAGTGGCGGCTGGCATCTGCCCTATACAACGCCCAGCGGCCAGGTCATCACTCTGGATGCGAATATTCGTGGTGACCTCTACTATACCCAGGACCAACTGGAGAACCCGTTTGATACGACAAGTGAAACAACAAATGATTTCACCGGCCGTATCATTCCGTCTCTGTCTGTAAAATGGAATTACCCTTTTGTTCGCCACGCCGGAAATACCCGTCAAATGATCGAGCCTGTGGTTGAAGCAGTATGGTCAGAAGCGCTTGGCAGTAAAAACACGCCAAACGAAGACAGTCTCAGCTTTGAATTTGATGACACCAATCTTTTCGGCTCCAACCGCTATGCGGGCCTTGACCGTGTTGAGGAAGGACCTCGCCTGAACTATGGCATCAATCTGGGCTTTTATGGCTCTGGTGGTGGTTATACGACCTTGTTGTTGGGCCAAAGCCTGCATCTGGACAATGAAACCAGCTTTGACGAAGGAACCGGGCTTGAGGATGAACTGTCTGATTACGTCGCCAGACTAGAAGTACAACCCACGGATTTTGTTAAATATACACAACGGGTGCGGATTGATCAGGATGACCTTAACCTTGATCGAAATGAAATTGAATTTCGCCTTGGAACAGATGATACCTGGTTTGAAGTTGGCTATCTTCGCTTGCGGGATGACCTTTCAGCTGTTGAAGTTGAAAAGCGGAACGAGGTTTATACAGCGAGCCGTATAAAATTGAGTGAATTTTGGAGTACATATGGCCAGTATCGCCGCAATCTGGAAAGTGACGGCGGGTCAATTGATGCTCAACTGGGTCTGGAATATCTGGACGAATGCTTTGGTTTTGCGATCGAACTTAAACGTAAATTCACCCGCGACCGGAATGTTAAACCTTCAACAGAAGTTGGTTTCAGAATAAGATTGCTTCCGTTCAATTGA
- the lptF gene encoding LPS export ABC transporter permease LptF — MNRYIIRQMLAPLIFITFALTGVIWLSQSLKFVEKLINGLPISTFLYLTVLLLPGILKYTLLLSLFFGTLFAFNKLYSESELVVMWAAGLSKWALAKPAMYLGFSVMLFLYIISFVLSPYGIRVLDELRVEWRESLASVVLREGVFNTLARGVTVYIREKSSTGELLGILVHDERDPTKPVTYMAEQGAFVKTESGPRFVMKKGNLQEVKKDLAKLSILYFDDYTLDISQFEKKGGVRWLEPNARYLNELLWPEDSVDTRRNLNKIKAELHQRIVLPLYAISLIFIGIAGVNTGEFTRRSRIKPILTAAVSGVLLIVLAMVLFSLAGSAPWLTPILYVTPIVAAAITAHLASGGNFFRSKPAASNSATMLSGSAD; from the coding sequence ATGAACCGGTACATAATCCGCCAAATGTTGGCTCCGCTTATCTTTATCACCTTCGCATTGACCGGGGTGATATGGCTGTCACAGTCATTAAAGTTTGTTGAAAAACTGATCAACGGATTACCGATCTCGACTTTTCTGTATTTAACAGTACTGCTGCTGCCGGGCATCCTGAAATATACACTCCTTCTGAGCCTGTTTTTTGGAACTCTGTTTGCCTTTAACAAACTCTATTCAGAATCCGAACTGGTCGTTATGTGGGCGGCCGGCCTAAGCAAATGGGCGCTCGCAAAACCCGCAATGTATCTGGGGTTTTCGGTCATGCTGTTTCTGTATATCATCAGCTTTGTGCTCAGCCCCTATGGCATTCGCGTCCTGGATGAACTCAGGGTCGAATGGCGGGAAAGTCTTGCGTCTGTTGTACTGCGCGAAGGTGTGTTCAATACATTGGCCCGGGGTGTTACCGTTTATATCCGGGAAAAGTCCTCCACGGGGGAACTGCTGGGCATTCTTGTTCATGACGAACGCGATCCAACAAAGCCGGTCACCTACATGGCCGAGCAAGGTGCATTTGTAAAAACCGAAAGTGGACCGCGCTTCGTCATGAAAAAGGGCAACTTGCAGGAAGTAAAAAAGGACCTCGCCAAACTCAGCATTCTGTATTTCGATGACTATACATTGGATATCAGCCAGTTTGAGAAAAAGGGCGGTGTCAGATGGCTGGAACCAAACGCTCGGTACCTGAATGAGCTGCTATGGCCGGAAGACTCTGTAGACACGCGCCGAAATCTCAACAAAATCAAGGCCGAGCTTCATCAGCGCATCGTTTTACCGCTCTATGCCATCAGTCTTATTTTTATTGGGATCGCCGGAGTAAATACAGGCGAATTTACCAGAAGAAGTCGCATAAAACCCATATTAACAGCTGCCGTATCGGGCGTATTGCTGATTGTCCTCGCCATGGTCTTATTTAGTCTTGCGGGCAGTGCCCCTTGGCTAACGCCGATTTTATACGTCACGCCCATCGTTGCCGCGGCTATCACCGCCCATTTGGCAAGCGGCGGAAATTTCTTCCGGTCAAAACCGGCTGCAAGTAACAGCGCAACCATGCTAAGCGGGAGCGCCGACTGA
- the lptG gene encoding LPS export ABC transporter permease LptG — MKLWGTLSFYMGKQFLKNVGIILGVLVSIIFLADLIELLRRASGKDNITVFIVLQMVLLRLPDLTQKLLPFIALFGGMLTFFRLSRTNELTVIRATGVSVWQFLLPCLMISLFFGIFVLTVVNPVAATMESYSAQMDAKYFKKRTNLLMISSKDLWLRQVDDSGLSVIHARSAINQGVDLTDVIIFQYDKNEQFTGRIEAERARLRQGYWDLDNVLMTSPDLPGVVKDYMRLETTLTVNQIQESFASPKTLSFWDLPEFIDTLEEAGFSALSHRLYWHSLIAGPVLLLAMVLVAATFSLRATRRGHTGLLVMSGIATGFVFYFFTDIIQALGMSGNLPIPLAAWSPAITITLLGLAMMFHLEDG, encoded by the coding sequence ATGAAGCTTTGGGGGACACTTTCCTTTTATATGGGAAAACAGTTTTTAAAAAATGTGGGAATTATCCTAGGGGTTCTGGTTTCCATTATCTTTTTAGCGGATCTGATTGAACTTCTCCGCCGAGCAAGCGGTAAAGACAACATTACGGTTTTTATCGTCCTGCAGATGGTCTTGTTGCGCCTGCCTGACCTCACTCAGAAACTGCTGCCTTTTATTGCCCTGTTTGGCGGCATGCTGACATTCTTCAGGCTGTCCCGTACAAACGAGCTCACGGTTATTCGGGCAACCGGCGTGTCCGTTTGGCAATTTTTGTTACCTTGTTTAATGATTTCCCTGTTCTTTGGCATATTTGTCCTGACAGTCGTCAATCCCGTGGCGGCGACAATGGAATCCTATTCTGCGCAAATGGATGCGAAATATTTCAAAAAACGCACCAATCTCCTCATGATCTCCTCAAAAGATCTTTGGTTACGTCAGGTAGATGACAGCGGTCTCTCTGTCATCCATGCCAGAAGCGCGATCAATCAAGGTGTCGACCTGACGGATGTGATTATTTTCCAGTATGATAAAAACGAACAGTTTACCGGGCGGATTGAAGCAGAACGCGCCCGCCTTCGGCAAGGTTACTGGGATCTTGATAATGTTCTGATGACAAGCCCAGACCTCCCGGGTGTTGTTAAGGATTATATGCGTTTGGAGACGACGCTGACTGTCAATCAAATTCAGGAAAGCTTTGCCTCTCCCAAGACATTGTCCTTCTGGGACCTCCCTGAATTTATCGACACTCTTGAAGAGGCGGGTTTCTCGGCGCTCAGCCATCGTTTATACTGGCATAGCCTGATTGCCGGTCCCGTGTTGCTTCTAGCCATGGTTCTGGTCGCAGCGACCTTTAGTCTGCGCGCGACAAGACGAGGGCATACCGGACTGCTTGTGATGTCCGGAATTGCAACAGGCTTTGTATTTTATTTCTTTACCGATATTATCCAAGCACTTGGTATGTCAGGAAACCTTCCTATCCCCCTCGCGGCATGGTCACCTGCAATCACGATTACATTGTTAGGACTGGCGATGATGTTTCATTTGGAGGATGGTTAA